The DNA sequence ATGGTCATTCCGCTATCCGGAATCAAACAACCTTTTCGTGTCTCTGTTTTCGGGAGCGAATTTATAAAAAGGAATGAGATTGCAAGCTTTTTTTAAGTTTTTTATTTCATCTAGGAATAAGTTTTGCTTTGAGTCAATAAAAATCTGTACGACAATTGAATACGCAGCGTTATTGTTGATATTTTTAAACCCTGAAATAAACCCAACATCCAATGGTTTTCACCATTATAATTTCATCTACTAATTTTTTTAGCCTTATGGAGCGAAATAGTAAACCCATTTTATTGGTACTGTTATTCTTTCTGAACTTTAACTTTTTGTTAGCCCAAAGTACTACGTCAGAAATCAATGAACTTTTAAGAAAAGCAAAGCAGGGAGATGTTTTGATTCAGTTCAGTTTAGCAGGATTGTATCATTATGGTCAAAATGTTAGTCAAGATTATAACAAAGCCCACTACTGGTATCGTAAAGCTGCTGAGCAGGGACATGCCTTAGCCCAATTTAATTTAGGGCAAATGTTATACAAAGGTATTGGGATTGACCAAGACTATGAAAAGGCATTTTACTGGTATAAAAAAGCAGCTGAGCAAGGGCACACATTGGCTCAATATAGTATGGGAGATATGCTATATACAGGAACTGGTGTCAGTCAGAGTTATGAGCGAGCATTTTATTGGTATCAGCAATCTGCTCAAAAAGAGCATACGCTTGCCCAGTTTAGTTTGGCAACAATGTATGAACAAGGTTTACACGTTGAGCAAAATTATAAAGAGGCTTTTAAATATTATAAAAGCTCAGCCGAAAAAGGGTATGTACTTTCCCAATATTATCTGGGAACAATGCTCTATGATGGAAGAGGCACCAAGCAAAATGAAGAACAAGCATTTTATTGGTTTAAAAAGTCTGCAGAACAGGGAGATGTAGACGCACAGTTCTATATAGGCTGGATGTATAGCCAAGGAGAAGGCGTCGGAAAAAATGTTGAACAAGCTGCTTATTGGTTTAATCAGGCAGCGAAACAAGGTGATGCAGAAGCACAGTATCACTTGGGGCAAATTCATTTCCTTGGAGAAGGAGTCCAAAAGGACTATAAGCAGGCGTTTTATTGGATTAATAGGTCGGCAGAACAAGGTAATGTAGACGCTCAATATAGCTTAGGTTTAATGTATTATGAGGGGAATGGAACAGACAAGAATTATAAGCAAGCATTGGAGTGGTTTCAGAAAGCAGCCAATCAAGGCAATATAGATGCCCAGTTTTATACAGGTTGGATGTATAGTGAAGGAGAAGGTACCCAGAAGGATTATCAGCAAGCTGTCTATTGGTATGGTAAGTCAGCGGAGCAGGGTGATGCCAATGCACAGTATAACCTTGGTCTTATGTATTATAAGGGAGAAGGCATTTTACAGGACTATAATCAAGCATTTGAATGGTTTAAAAAAGCTGCTGAGCAAGGTGATGAAATAGGTCAATTCTATTTAGGATGGATGTATGGGGAAGGAGAGGGTACAGATATTAACCATCAGCAAGCGCATTACTGGACTAAAAAAGCAGCAGAGCAGGGAGATGCTAATGCTCAATATAATTTGGGTGTGATCTATTATAAAGGTGAAGGCGTTTCAAAGGATTATCAGCAAGCATTTCATTGGTTCAGAAAGTCTGCCGAACAAGGTTATTCAGATGCCCAATATGATTTGGGAGGGATGTATTTTTTGGGAGAAGGAGTTTCTAAGAGTTATCAGGATGCAGCCTTTTGGTTTAAGAAATCTGCAGATCAAGGGAATAAGGAAGCTTTACATAGCTTAAGTGAATTAAAAGAACAGGGGCTTAAAGCGAGCTTTGAATGATCTTATTTCAGAATGATGGAACATAAAAAAATCCTTGGACCATTATAGTCCAAGGATTTTACCTAACTCTTTATAATCTTATTTCAGGTTGAAAACCTTAAGTGTATTATCGCTTGATGAAAGCAGCGTACCTGTTTCGTGGTCAAGCATATAAATTACTTTTCGGTCATCTCCAAAAACAAAACGGCTATTTTCTTCACCTGTATTTTTGTTGATTTTCACGAGTTCTAACACATCCCCTGACTCCGCTTTAGTTCCAGACAAGAAGTAAGCTGTATTCTTGTCAGCGATTGGAAGACCTCTCATCTTAGATTCTTTTTTCAGCTTACGATAAACTTCATATTGAGCAGCTGAAACAGCTCCCAAAGCTTGCGCATTTTGAGAACTCATAAACAGTCCACCGCGTGCTATTTCCTCTCCATTTTCGTCATTAACTACTACTTCAGTTGACAGGAGACCTCCAATAATATTACTGGAAAGTAACGCTGTTTTAAGTAGTACGTCGGTTTTAAGCTGTTTGAAATATTGATGATATTTTACATTTCCATTTTTGTCCATGAAAACATATTCATGATTACCAGTAACGAAGTAACCGTTTTCTGTAGGTTCAAAACCTGTAATTTCTTTAGGTTCTTCAATTTCTAGTTTAAGGCTTTCCAGTTTTTTCTCAACAGCATTAGGGTCAAAGAAGTAGAACTTTTTTCTGTCCAGAATAGCAACCTTGTTGTTAGCATCATCAAAAGCAATCATTGATTCAAAACTTATACTTCTGTCTCTCCAGATTTTTTTGCCAGTTTCTTTGTCAAAGAGTCCAACATTGCCGCCGCTATAGATAAAAAGACCTTTTGCGTATTCTTTCTTGATTGTATACCCTTCTGTTTCCTCATCCATATCCAGCTTTAGAGGCTTTTTCCAAGCTTCTTTACCGTCTTCTAGATTTACCAGCATAATTTTGTTGCCATAGAAAACTTCGTACCCTTTTTCTGTGAATGATACATCGTTGATGTAGTTAGCCTCAAAATCTTTCTTCCACTTATTTTCTCCAGTTTTGAAATTATAAATGTTGATGCCTGACTTGTGAATAGCCATAAACTCATCATCGTTGACTATGCGATGTTTTACAAAGTTACTTTCCAACTTGACAGCCTTCTTCCAAAGCTCAGTTCCATTGGAAAGGTCAAGAGCCATGATCTTCTTGCTTAGGTTGCTACTATTAATAGTAACACCAGGCATGGAAGAGGAAGCTTGAACTACCAATACAATATCTTGCTTGTTGTTCAGGAAGAAATAACCAGGTTTAACTTCAGAAGTCCACTTTGTAGTACCCGATTTACCATCAAGCAACAAAAGGTTTTTGCCCTCTTTGTAGAGGATGTCGCCATGGGCAGTTGCTTTAGGAGTTGTAGGGGAAGCAAATGACATATCAGTTACGGCATTAAGCATTTTGCCTGCCAGTCCATTTTCTTTCAGGGTAATGTCCCATACGATTTCGTGGCTTTTAAGGTCAATGCAATAGAGTTTAGTGTTGCCATCAGCACTCAGTACTTTAAGAAGCAATGTATAAAGCTCTGGGACAATGTCATGACCAAGGATGTTTGTGTAATCATGTTTTCCTTCTCCCATTATGACCTTGCCTGAAGCTACATTTACTAAGGCTTTGTTGATTGAAACATAAGGAGTAAATGGGATTTCTTGAAAAGCTTCTTTAACCAATTCTTCAGTTCCAGTACTTACACCCGCCAAGCTAGCTACATTGTTGACTTTTTTAAGGGCTTCATTAGCTGCAGATTTTTCCAATTGCCACATTGGTTGCTGATCTACTACATTGATGCCATAATAATACTTGCTTGTTTCTACTACAGGAACACCAGTAAAAGAATGTTTGAAAATTTGTTTTACTGAACCTTCAAGTTGAAACTCCCAGTCTGGAGCTGTTTGAGAAAATGTATTGAAGACAGTAAGAAAAAGAGTAAAAAATAATAGTAACTTTTTCATGGTACTTATTAGATAAATAAAAAATTATAAGCGATGAAACTTAATGAAAAAAACGTAAAGATTATATAAAAAATGCAATTGCAAATATAGATGATACTTGAACAGTTACAACATGTTATTGTGATATAACCTTAAATTTATCTGTGATTTAAATATTAGTAATGTTGTTCTCTTGAATAGATTTATACTTGAAAAGTGCAATTTTTTAAATGAATAATTACAAAAAATAAAGAGCCCCGATTTTCAAGTGAAAATGGGGCTCTTTTATAATAACTTGGGGTTATTTATCTCCTAAATAATCGGCTGGATTTACATGTTTACCATCCTTCATAACCTCATAGTGTAGGTGTGGAGCTGTAGATGCACCACTGCTACCAACAAGTCCAATAACTTGTCCTTTTTTTACCTTTTCTCCCTCTTTTACTTTAATCTCGCTAAGCTGCGCATAAAGTGTGGAGAAAGTCTTGTCATGGTCAATGACGATATAGTTGCCGTAACCTTTTTTCTCTGTAGCAAAGTTGGTCTTTTTGATAATGCCGTCAGCAGTGGCTTGCACAGGTACGCCAGCTTTTGTGGCAAAGTCAATACCCCTATGGAATTTCTTTTCTTTTAGAATAGGGTGGAGGCGCATGCCAAAAGCAGAAGAAAGCCTGACCAAATAACCATCTTGTATTGGCGAAATAGAAGGTGGATTATCTATTGCTCTAGGGATCGCATTAGTTGGGATTGGAACTACTGTGGCAACCGTGGCGGTAGAATAATCTGTAAATAGTAGGGTAACGCCTACTACAATAGGCAATGCAATAATTAGTTTCCATAGGGAAACACTATTTTTAGTATTCATTTTAATTAATCTCTTTTTAAGTGTTGAACTGTGAAAGCCATTGCCCAGTCCAAGGTATTGGCTGGTTTCAGTAAGTAATAACTGTTGGTAAAGCAGCTTGTCAGTACCGTTAGACAGTACGATGGCATCGGCAAGGAACTCATGGTTGTCCTGTATGGCTTTGATATGAAAGAAAACAAAAGGGTTGAACCATAGCCATGCAGCCAGCAATTTTGAAAGAATGACATCAGCAGTATGCAGCTGGTTTGTGTGACATTGTTCATGACGTAGGATTTCTGAAATACCCGCATCCGTACATCGGGATTCGGGTACAAAAATCCATTTTCCCCATGAGAATGGCGGAAGAACTTCAGGCAGAAGGATAACTTTCGTGCCCTTCAGAGAGGCAAGCCTTCCCTTGTTACGAAGCTTTAATATCTGAAAAGTACCTGCTGTCATCCGGAAGATTTGAACAGCGACACCAGTTAGGTACAAAAACATCAACCAAGGAAGCGACCTGCCTCCATCATGGGAAATGTCTTGCGACCAGCCTTCTGTTTGAAGGTTGTCGGTAAATACATTTCCATTTGGAAGCAATGTTATTGGCTCAGCAGGTAAGCTTACTGATACCAAGGGAACTAGAAATGAGATGCCCAAAGAAAAGAGCAGGTATATACGGTTCCACTGAAAAGCGGATGATTGTTTGAGTAATACCCAAAAAAACAGGTAAAAGATAACCTGACATCCGCTTACCTTCAGCAGGTAATAAGAAAGTGCTGTAAACGTCATAAGATTTGCCTGATTTAAGCAGCCTACTGGTCTCCGGCAGCTTTTCTTTTTTCAATTTCCTGTTCTACAATACTCTTAATTTCTTCAAGTTCCTTCAAGTCCATTTCCTTGTCACCTGCAAAAAAGGAAGCGAAGCCTTTCAGTGAGTTGTTGAAAAAGTTTTTCACCATACCACTGAAGTGCGTCTTGAAATAAGCCTCCTTGCTTACGGCAGGATAATACTCGTTTACTTTTCCATAGGTGTTAAAACCTATAAACTGTTTTTTGACCAATACTCTAATGACAGTGGATACCGTCGTATAAGCAGGTCTAGGTTCTGGTAGCTTTTCCACAATGTCTTTTAGGAAAGCCTTGTCCAGCTTCCATAATACCTGCATGATTTGTTCTTCCGCTTTTGTCAATTCTTTCATGCTTCAAATGTATGACTATATTTATAGTAATACAACTATTACTATAAATATAGTTATTAATGAGTTTGAAAAAACTTTAATTGCAAGCGTAAAACTGATAACAGATTTGATCAATTACTAATGGAAGTTTATAGGAGTAGATATTTAGATTATTTCATGTAACATTGTATGTAATTATTAATGGAAACTTTCATTCAATATTTTTTTGATACAGAAAACAACCAGCAGACGGAAGTCTCACTTTTATAAAACCAGATACAATTCAATTACCCTAAACTTAATCCAGCTTTTTATGCAAGAAGTACATCACCGCCCCTTCAATCAAAACTAACTTCATTTTTATATATGATCTGTTAGTCATGCCAATATTGATGGTATGTCCATAACAGCGTGTCTACTTGTAAGTCTTACAGGGTTAGTCCTTGTACAGGTTTATCAATAGATGTCTGCTATCTAGTCATTCCTATACATTTTTCAACCTAAACCCAATTAAAACCATGTTCAATTATTTACTTGACAAGGAGACTGTCAACCATTTATGTTGGCGTTTCCTATTGTTTATAGTATGCTATTGGGGTGTTCAAACGGCAGCCCGAGGACAATGTACAGATCCTTCCAACATTACAGTTCTTGATTGTAATCAAGTAAAAGTGAGTTTGCCTTATACGCTGACTTTTAATGGTTCAGAAGGAGGACTTGTCGATCAAGCTGGATTAGGGACAGGATTTACAATGGTCGACCCACCATCAGCTCGTATAGCAGCGGATGACCCAGTTTCCAATATGACAGTGTCAGGTTATGAGTCATCCCGTTTGAGCGTTAGCGAAAATACATTGATTTTTAATGCAGCAAAAGGCATTGCCTATGTGGAACCAGGAACCAGTACAGACACCAACTCCCAAATCAACACCTTAGGAGTGGGGTTTGATGCTTCACAGAGTTTTGAGATCACAGCTACAATTACTGACCAGTTCTCTGATGATACTAATAACTCAGAGCAGGCAGGCATCTGGTTTGGTTTGGATGAGGCCAACTTTGTCAAGTTGGTGGTGAATAACAATAACCAGGTTGAAATCAGAAGGGAAATAGATGATGTTTCTGCCGGAAATGCAACAGATGGAGTGAGTGCTACGGTCGCAAACCTGAAAACATCATTGGTGAAATTAACCTTGAGGATAGATGTAACAGCACAAACCATGACAGGCTACTATAGTGTCAATGGTGGTACAGATGTAGAAGTTGCTTCATTGGAACTACCGTCAAGCTACATTAATGGGGCAACAGTCGGAGGAGAATCCATGTCATTTGCAGGTTTGTTTGCATCCAAAAGAAGAGAGGTTGCCGGAACAATAGTTGAATATGCATTTGATGACTTCCAGTTAGCAGCTATTGAGGCACCGACTTGTCCACCAATTTCAGTATTGGATTGTAGCGAGATCATCAAACCACTTCCATTTTCATTAACCTTTGATGGAACAGAGGGTGGATTACTGGATGGAGATATGGAAGGTGTAGGTTTTACTATGGTAGACCCGCCAAGTGCCAGAATTTCAGAGGATGGAACCATCAGCAATGAGGATGTTCCCGGTTATGAGCCAAGCAGGTTGAATGTTGAAGGTGGATTTCTGAATATAGATGCAGCAAAAGGAATTGCTTATTTGAAGCCTTC is a window from the Limibacter armeniacum genome containing:
- a CDS encoding tetratricopeptide repeat protein; this encodes MERNSKPILLVLLFFLNFNFLLAQSTTSEINELLRKAKQGDVLIQFSLAGLYHYGQNVSQDYNKAHYWYRKAAEQGHALAQFNLGQMLYKGIGIDQDYEKAFYWYKKAAEQGHTLAQYSMGDMLYTGTGVSQSYERAFYWYQQSAQKEHTLAQFSLATMYEQGLHVEQNYKEAFKYYKSSAEKGYVLSQYYLGTMLYDGRGTKQNEEQAFYWFKKSAEQGDVDAQFYIGWMYSQGEGVGKNVEQAAYWFNQAAKQGDAEAQYHLGQIHFLGEGVQKDYKQAFYWINRSAEQGNVDAQYSLGLMYYEGNGTDKNYKQALEWFQKAANQGNIDAQFYTGWMYSEGEGTQKDYQQAVYWYGKSAEQGDANAQYNLGLMYYKGEGILQDYNQAFEWFKKAAEQGDEIGQFYLGWMYGEGEGTDINHQQAHYWTKKAAEQGDANAQYNLGVIYYKGEGVSKDYQQAFHWFRKSAEQGYSDAQYDLGGMYFLGEGVSKSYQDAAFWFKKSADQGNKEALHSLSELKEQGLKASFE
- a CDS encoding outer membrane protein assembly factor BamB family protein; its protein translation is MKKLLLFFTLFLTVFNTFSQTAPDWEFQLEGSVKQIFKHSFTGVPVVETSKYYYGINVVDQQPMWQLEKSAANEALKKVNNVASLAGVSTGTEELVKEAFQEIPFTPYVSINKALVNVASGKVIMGEGKHDYTNILGHDIVPELYTLLLKVLSADGNTKLYCIDLKSHEIVWDITLKENGLAGKMLNAVTDMSFASPTTPKATAHGDILYKEGKNLLLLDGKSGTTKWTSEVKPGYFFLNNKQDIVLVVQASSSMPGVTINSSNLSKKIMALDLSNGTELWKKAVKLESNFVKHRIVNDDEFMAIHKSGINIYNFKTGENKWKKDFEANYINDVSFTEKGYEVFYGNKIMLVNLEDGKEAWKKPLKLDMDEETEGYTIKKEYAKGLFIYSGGNVGLFDKETGKKIWRDRSISFESMIAFDDANNKVAILDRKKFYFFDPNAVEKKLESLKLEIEEPKEITGFEPTENGYFVTGNHEYVFMDKNGNVKYHQYFKQLKTDVLLKTALLSSNIIGGLLSTEVVVNDENGEEIARGGLFMSSQNAQALGAVSAAQYEVYRKLKKESKMRGLPIADKNTAYFLSGTKAESGDVLELVKINKNTGEENSRFVFGDDRKVIYMLDHETGTLLSSSDNTLKVFNLK
- a CDS encoding peptidoglycan DD-metalloendopeptidase family protein; its protein translation is MTFTALSYYLLKVSGCQVIFYLFFWVLLKQSSAFQWNRIYLLFSLGISFLVPLVSVSLPAEPITLLPNGNVFTDNLQTEGWSQDISHDGGRSLPWLMFLYLTGVAVQIFRMTAGTFQILKLRNKGRLASLKGTKVILLPEVLPPFSWGKWIFVPESRCTDAGISEILRHEQCHTNQLHTADVILSKLLAAWLWFNPFVFFHIKAIQDNHEFLADAIVLSNGTDKLLYQQLLLTETSQYLGLGNGFHSSTLKKRLIKMNTKNSVSLWKLIIALPIVVGVTLLFTDYSTATVATVVPIPTNAIPRAIDNPPSISPIQDGYLVRLSSAFGMRLHPILKEKKFHRGIDFATKAGVPVQATADGIIKKTNFATEKKGYGNYIVIDHDKTFSTLYAQLSEIKVKEGEKVKKGQVIGLVGSSGASTAPHLHYEVMKDGKHVNPADYLGDK
- a CDS encoding BlaI/MecI/CopY family transcriptional regulator yields the protein MKELTKAEEQIMQVLWKLDKAFLKDIVEKLPEPRPAYTTVSTVIRVLVKKQFIGFNTYGKVNEYYPAVSKEAYFKTHFSGMVKNFFNNSLKGFASFFAGDKEMDLKELEEIKSIVEQEIEKRKAAGDQ